The following proteins are co-located in the Heliorestis convoluta genome:
- a CDS encoding nucleoside recognition domain-containing protein, producing MVNWIWTIFIIVGVAVAAAQGEIHKVTEGAIKGAEMAVAVALGLIGVMALWLGIMRIAQEAGLVNLLARAARPVMAKLFPSIPSNHPALGHIIMNLSANILGLGSAATPFGMKAMQEMQKLNGNRPVASEAMCTFLALNTSCLTLVPATIISVRVAANSANPTEIVGPTILATAVGMTVAITADWILRTYYRRRGGF from the coding sequence ATCGTGAATTGGATATGGACAATTTTTATCATTGTTGGAGTTGCCGTTGCGGCAGCACAAGGAGAAATTCACAAAGTTACCGAAGGAGCCATTAAAGGGGCAGAAATGGCAGTCGCTGTGGCTCTAGGACTGATTGGAGTCATGGCTTTATGGCTAGGTATCATGCGCATTGCCCAAGAAGCAGGGCTCGTTAACTTATTAGCACGAGCTGCTAGGCCTGTGATGGCCAAGCTTTTTCCTTCTATTCCATCGAATCATCCAGCGCTCGGACACATCATCATGAATTTGAGTGCCAATATACTGGGACTAGGTAGTGCAGCAACGCCTTTTGGTATGAAAGCAATGCAAGAAATGCAGAAACTAAACGGTAATCGTCCTGTGGCATCAGAAGCGATGTGCACCTTTCTGGCTTTGAATACTTCTTGTCTCACTCTTGTTCCAGCTACCATTATCAGTGTTCGTGTAGCAGCTAACTCTGCCAATCCCACTGAAATTGTAGGGCCGACCATCTTAGCGACGGCTGTTGGTATGACAGTGGCTATAACAGCCGATTGGATATTAAGAACTTATTATCGCCGCCGAGGAGGCTTCTAA
- a CDS encoding segregation and condensation protein A — MTYRVNLPVFEGPFDLLFHLIEKKELDIYDIPIGQITAEYLNYLRQMEELDLEVASSFLVMAATLLSIKARMLLPKPAASEEGEAEEIDPRQELVDRLLEYRKYKAVAELLKSKEEEYGRNFPRSIDPASLAHLFAEEDPLQGIMIGDLLESLRNALQEEEEKELVTEIPKEEISIQQRMKELLEKVEAQGREKPVLFQHYLRSSYSVSEAIVTFLALLELIRMRKIQAIQQEALGDIYLLPGQIS; from the coding sequence ATGACCTATCGAGTCAATCTTCCTGTTTTTGAAGGACCTTTTGACTTGCTCTTTCATCTGATTGAGAAGAAAGAATTGGATATCTATGATATACCAATTGGTCAAATCACAGCAGAGTACTTGAACTACTTGCGACAAATGGAAGAGTTGGACCTGGAAGTGGCCAGCTCTTTTCTTGTCATGGCAGCCACATTGCTATCTATCAAAGCACGGATGCTTTTGCCCAAGCCGGCAGCGTCCGAAGAAGGAGAAGCTGAGGAAATTGATCCGCGGCAAGAACTGGTTGATCGATTGTTAGAATATCGAAAATACAAAGCTGTCGCAGAATTACTAAAGTCAAAAGAAGAAGAGTATGGGAGAAACTTCCCAAGATCCATCGATCCGGCCAGTTTAGCGCATCTCTTTGCGGAAGAGGACCCTTTACAAGGTATTATGATAGGTGATTTGCTCGAATCTTTGCGCAATGCTCTTCAGGAAGAAGAGGAAAAAGAGCTCGTAACAGAAATCCCAAAAGAAGAAATCTCCATTCAACAGCGGATGAAAGAACTACTAGAGAAAGTGGAAGCGCAAGGACGAGAAAAACCAGTGCTTTTTCAGCACTACTTGCGCTCATCTTATAGTGTCAGTGAAGCAATTGTAACTTTTTTAGCTTTATTAGAGTTAATCCGAATGAGAAAAATTCAAGCAATTCAACAAGAAGCTCTTGGTGATATCTATTTGCTTCCTGGACAAATTTCATGA
- the cobO gene encoding cob(I)yrinic acid a,c-diamide adenosyltransferase has translation MKRPTLEKGLIQVYTGSGKGKTTASLGLALRASGHGFKTFIIQFMKGNAYYGELFALQRMYPQIQIAQYGRNCPHDPLIRQGEMKCLGCMKCFVQKGKAEEQDLLIAQKALAKAKEVLQSEEFDLVILDELSNAIYFELITVEESLQLLDLKPDHVEIVITGRNAPPEIVERAHLVTETKEVKHPYQIGLASRRGIEY, from the coding sequence ATAAAAAGGCCGACTCTAGAAAAAGGACTTATTCAGGTCTACACAGGAAGCGGAAAGGGTAAGACAACAGCTTCATTAGGCTTGGCTTTACGAGCTTCCGGTCATGGTTTTAAGACTTTTATCATTCAGTTTATGAAAGGCAATGCTTATTACGGTGAACTTTTTGCTTTACAACGGATGTACCCTCAAATTCAGATTGCGCAGTATGGACGAAATTGTCCCCATGATCCTTTAATTCGGCAAGGTGAGATGAAGTGCTTAGGTTGTATGAAGTGCTTTGTCCAGAAAGGAAAAGCAGAAGAACAAGACCTATTAATAGCCCAAAAAGCCTTAGCGAAAGCAAAAGAAGTTCTTCAAAGTGAAGAATTTGATCTAGTGATTCTTGACGAATTATCGAATGCCATTTATTTTGAACTTATTACAGTAGAGGAATCCCTGCAATTGCTGGACCTAAAGCCTGATCACGTTGAAATCGTTATTACGGGAAGGAATGCACCGCCTGAGATCGTAGAGCGAGCTCACTTGGTGACAGAAACGAAAGAAGTAAAGCATCCTTACCAGATTGGCTTAGCCAGTCGACGGGGGATTGAGTATTAA
- the scpB gene encoding SMC-Scp complex subunit ScpB: MDPLFVEDRSRELEALLFVSPDPVPLDLLSDVVGLPPEEIEKQLKALAAEYDQQRRGWQLEEVAGGYRLATRPEYSAYVMRFLKPQGPQGLSKAALETLAIIAYHQPVTRAEIEEIRGVKADRSLATLLGKKLIQEKGRKEALGRPILYGTTDHFLRHFGLRTLEELPSLDEVFVQPDLTFPEEQERNNEGEPVKKQERKEL, encoded by the coding sequence TTGGACCCTCTTTTTGTCGAAGATCGGTCTCGTGAATTAGAAGCCCTTTTATTTGTATCTCCCGATCCTGTGCCGCTGGATTTGCTCTCTGATGTTGTTGGTTTACCACCTGAGGAGATAGAAAAGCAACTAAAGGCACTCGCAGCAGAATATGATCAGCAACGACGAGGCTGGCAATTGGAAGAAGTTGCCGGTGGCTATCGTTTGGCGACAAGACCTGAATACAGCGCCTATGTTATGCGGTTTTTGAAACCCCAGGGCCCCCAGGGCTTATCGAAAGCAGCGCTGGAGACATTGGCAATTATTGCCTACCACCAGCCTGTAACAAGGGCTGAAATAGAAGAAATTCGCGGCGTCAAAGCCGATCGCTCTCTAGCTACACTGCTTGGCAAAAAGTTGATTCAAGAAAAAGGTCGAAAAGAAGCACTGGGAAGACCCATTCTATACGGCACAACAGACCACTTTCTTCGTCACTTTGGCTTACGTACGTTAGAGGAATTACCGTCTTTAGATGAAGTCTTTGTTCAACCGGATCTGACCTTCCCTGAGGAACAGGAGCGGAATAATGAGGGCGAGCCAGTAAAAAAGCAAGAAAGAAAGGAACTATAG
- a CDS encoding cyclodeaminase/cyclohydrolase family protein: protein MKKLFEESLQEVLAQSASAAPTPGGGSVSAIAGAFGAAMVAMVGNLTVGKEKYKDVEPEVKELLAQSNQLMKELEELVQADIDAFNNYMDVFKMAKNTEEEKALRAEALQKAAIAATDVPLRIGEATIKGLQVAQKMAALGNKVAISDVGVGAYLGEAALKGALLSVDINIPVIKDQAYVEKAVAKRDELIAEAEALRSKAVEVVKERI from the coding sequence ATGAAAAAGCTGTTTGAAGAATCTTTACAAGAAGTGCTTGCGCAGTCAGCCTCAGCAGCACCAACACCTGGCGGTGGTTCTGTATCGGCCATTGCTGGTGCTTTTGGTGCGGCCATGGTCGCTATGGTTGGCAACTTAACAGTGGGAAAAGAAAAATACAAAGACGTAGAACCAGAAGTAAAAGAACTGCTTGCCCAATCCAATCAGTTGATGAAAGAACTAGAAGAACTTGTTCAAGCCGATATAGACGCTTTCAATAACTATATGGATGTTTTTAAAATGGCCAAAAACACAGAAGAAGAAAAAGCACTGCGAGCGGAAGCACTGCAAAAAGCGGCCATTGCAGCAACTGATGTACCTCTACGTATTGGAGAAGCAACGATCAAAGGATTGCAGGTAGCTCAAAAAATGGCTGCACTGGGGAACAAAGTAGCCATTTCCGATGTAGGCGTAGGTGCTTATCTCGGTGAGGCCGCTTTGAAAGGCGCTTTACTAAGTGTAGATATCAACATACCGGTGATTAAAGATCAAGCCTATGTAGAGAAAGCCGTAGCAAAAAGAGATGAACTTATTGCAGAAGCAGAAGCGTTACGATCCAAAGCGGTAGAAGTGGTCAAAGAACGAATATAA
- a CDS encoding transglycosylase domain-containing protein: MKEKKEAESFWNEVLQPKLKGYVRPFLIPLLVLFLFLFLPPLLVLAYYLQDRPAFDADSLLSMQATSFIYDKDGELITALHGEQNRIPVSIEEVPENLQKAILVAEDLRFHNHQGIDLRAILRAFFTNVQDGGFSQGASTITQQLAKNAILSPEKTIQRKIHEAFLAYQIERRYTKDEILEMYLNWIYFGHGAYGVQAAAQTYFNKDIRDINLAEAALLAGMPRRPSFYSPIHNAEAASDRRSTVLHLMIQNGLITQEEARMAASEPLPQQVHINSLQYPFPAYVDYVIEELTSRHGYTDSQVFRGGLHIYTAMDRRLQQKIEEVLSSEAFFPPNSSDQLVQAAMAVIEQESGLIRGLGGGRNYDGVRSFNRASQLKRQPGSAAKPIFVFAPAMEAGFHPNDILPDSPINFGGGYVPRNYDNTYRGHVTIRQAVAQSINVPAVYLFRHIGPTVGVDFARKTGLPMEGEEPYLSLALGGMTRGVSPLQMAGSYASMANGGIYNEPHAVTRIVDFQGREKPIVPDINRVLSEVAAYQMTDMLVTAVQSGTGTRAQMNRPVAGKTGTVELPPIAEFRNLRGNKDAWFVGYTPELTCAVWMGYDRTDRHNYLRQIYGGSYPAAMFREVLNSALQDRPVQAFARPAEVLHAAGDFIGRSASASTIPSDGASTASAENDSNSSTASTDSTASSSSSSDSYYPSSTSRYSNSSSTPPANGSTSSPTNKAPSSIDNSTSLSNEEAKKLAELWNNVPAVPDLGNDSGSPTKSSTSPPSTSKPTEPAPTTKAPTPSDFLNNTSNVEKKGTEGGLED, translated from the coding sequence ATGAAAGAAAAAAAAGAAGCCGAATCTTTTTGGAATGAAGTGCTTCAACCAAAGCTGAAAGGCTACGTTCGACCTTTTCTGATTCCTCTCCTTGTTCTATTTCTCTTTCTGTTTTTACCGCCTTTACTCGTCTTAGCTTACTATTTACAAGATCGACCTGCTTTCGATGCCGATTCTCTCCTATCGATGCAAGCCACCTCTTTTATTTATGATAAAGATGGCGAGTTGATTACGGCTTTACATGGCGAGCAAAATCGAATTCCTGTATCGATTGAAGAAGTTCCTGAGAATCTACAAAAAGCCATATTAGTCGCTGAAGATTTACGTTTTCACAACCATCAAGGTATTGACTTGCGAGCTATATTGAGGGCTTTTTTTACCAATGTTCAAGATGGCGGTTTTTCTCAAGGTGCCAGTACGATTACGCAACAGCTGGCAAAGAACGCTATTTTATCACCGGAAAAAACAATTCAACGAAAAATTCATGAGGCCTTTCTGGCTTATCAAATCGAAAGACGATATACCAAAGATGAAATCCTAGAAATGTACTTAAATTGGATATACTTTGGTCATGGTGCTTATGGTGTGCAAGCAGCTGCACAAACCTATTTTAATAAAGATATTCGTGATATTAATTTAGCAGAAGCTGCTTTGCTTGCAGGTATGCCTCGTCGCCCTAGCTTTTATTCTCCCATTCATAATGCAGAAGCTGCTTCTGATCGTCGTAGTACCGTTTTGCACCTCATGATTCAAAACGGTTTGATAACACAAGAAGAAGCAAGAATGGCCGCTTCTGAGCCATTACCCCAACAAGTACACATAAATTCTTTACAATATCCCTTTCCTGCGTATGTCGATTACGTGATTGAAGAGTTGACGAGTCGCCATGGCTATACAGACAGTCAGGTCTTCCGCGGAGGTTTGCATATTTATACAGCCATGGATCGAAGGTTGCAACAAAAGATTGAAGAGGTTCTCTCCAGCGAAGCCTTTTTTCCACCGAATTCTAGCGACCAACTTGTTCAAGCGGCTATGGCTGTGATAGAACAAGAAAGTGGGTTGATTCGTGGCCTTGGCGGTGGACGCAATTACGATGGTGTTCGTAGCTTTAATCGAGCCAGTCAGTTAAAAAGACAACCAGGCTCGGCGGCCAAACCAATTTTTGTCTTTGCACCAGCCATGGAAGCAGGCTTTCATCCGAATGATATCTTACCAGATAGTCCTATCAATTTCGGTGGCGGCTATGTCCCTAGAAATTATGACAACACCTATCGCGGCCATGTTACCATTCGACAGGCAGTTGCTCAATCTATCAACGTACCGGCTGTTTATCTTTTTCGCCACATCGGCCCTACTGTAGGCGTTGACTTTGCTCGTAAAACGGGATTGCCCATGGAAGGTGAAGAACCTTATCTGTCTCTTGCACTTGGAGGTATGACCAGAGGCGTCTCACCTCTGCAAATGGCCGGCTCCTATGCCTCCATGGCCAATGGAGGGATTTATAATGAGCCTCACGCAGTAACCCGGATTGTTGATTTTCAGGGACGGGAAAAACCGATCGTTCCAGATATCAATCGAGTACTTAGTGAAGTAGCTGCCTACCAAATGACGGATATGCTGGTAACGGCTGTCCAGTCTGGAACAGGCACAAGAGCGCAGATGAACAGACCTGTAGCAGGTAAAACAGGGACTGTGGAGCTACCACCCATCGCAGAATTTCGCAATCTCCGCGGTAACAAAGATGCCTGGTTTGTCGGGTATACACCAGAACTAACCTGTGCAGTTTGGATGGGTTATGACAGAACAGACCGCCATAATTATTTACGTCAAATCTATGGTGGTTCCTATCCTGCTGCAATGTTTCGAGAAGTTCTCAATAGTGCTTTACAAGATCGACCTGTGCAAGCCTTTGCCCGCCCTGCAGAAGTTTTACATGCTGCAGGTGACTTTATAGGCCGCTCCGCTTCTGCCTCAACGATCCCTTCTGATGGAGCCAGCACCGCTTCGGCAGAAAACGATTCCAACAGTTCAACTGCGTCAACTGATTCTACAGCTTCTTCCTCTAGTTCTTCTGATTCCTACTATCCATCTTCTACATCCAGATATTCAAATTCTTCCTCAACCCCACCAGCTAATGGCTCAACGTCTTCTCCTACAAACAAAGCACCGTCATCAATTGATAATTCTACTTCTCTCTCAAACGAAGAAGCCAAAAAACTGGCTGAATTGTGGAATAACGTACCTGCCGTTCCCGATCTAGGAAATGATAGTGGCAGCCCCACAAAAAGCTCCACAAGTCCTCCCTCAACGTCAAAGCCAACAGAACCTGCACCGACTACGAAAGCACCCACACCTTCAGATTTTCTCAATAACACTTCGAATGTAGAAAAAAAAGGTACTGAAGGCGGATTAGAAGATTAA
- a CDS encoding DUF2953 domain-containing protein — MVTKLILGTLLVGTLLLSLGVLLFQLPLTLQITYDKKGAKNRVDVNLLLFNRAIPLVKNPFTSKIEKNKKGLPSMKAEAPQEKHHEKEMMQMFGTLQRAIPKTRQYLSYLRRNAKKLQIRKLHWGSHVGGTDALETAMLSGFLWTLKMSLLGRFFYLLDRKDEKPRVFVNPWYQGKRFDMHIDCIVTLRPGHIIFTGLWHAGIMPPVLSKGGEGKNEPSHRRSYANSHGKYQRNG, encoded by the coding sequence ATGGTGACCAAACTGATTCTGGGAACCCTCTTGGTTGGGACATTGCTCCTGAGCCTGGGGGTTCTTTTATTTCAATTACCACTAACTTTGCAGATTACATATGACAAAAAAGGAGCAAAAAATAGAGTTGATGTTAACTTGCTCCTCTTTAATCGCGCCATACCTCTTGTTAAAAATCCTTTTACATCTAAAATAGAAAAAAATAAAAAAGGATTGCCATCGATGAAAGCAGAGGCGCCGCAAGAAAAGCATCATGAAAAAGAAATGATGCAGATGTTTGGCACTTTACAACGGGCCATTCCTAAGACGCGGCAATACTTAAGTTATTTACGTCGTAACGCCAAAAAGCTTCAGATACGAAAGCTACACTGGGGAAGCCATGTAGGGGGAACGGATGCCCTTGAAACGGCCATGCTTTCAGGGTTTTTGTGGACACTTAAGATGTCCTTGCTAGGTCGTTTTTTTTACTTGTTGGATAGAAAAGATGAAAAGCCAAGAGTTTTCGTGAATCCTTGGTATCAAGGAAAACGGTTTGATATGCATATTGATTGTATAGTTACCCTACGACCGGGTCATATTATTTTTACCGGACTTTGGCATGCCGGAATTATGCCGCCTGTGTTATCTAAGGGGGGTGAAGGAAAGAATGAACCATCCCATCGAAGGTCTTATGCGAACAGCCATGGAAAGTATCAAAGAAATGGTTGA
- a CDS encoding alpha/beta fold hydrolase — protein sequence MESTRHTLKLRSITLSYLEWKGKGQEPLLLLHGLGDHALVWSDLADLLKDDFHIIAPDMRGHGESDKPHKGYTFDHAIDDLEQLMDHLQWSSAHIVGHSWTGKLAPIWARKQSGRFRSMVLIDPIFIVKMPALMKLSFPILYRVLDSLKGMGPFANYEEAEAKARQLRQYEGWSELQQKVFRQGLEEKGEGRWGSKFVIPARNQIFEDVMKVAGLTEEITVPTLFVQPEKGVNRAEFLVKPYKKYLKNLTIANVPGNHWPHLVEPLHFNAAVRDFLQSHRES from the coding sequence ATGGAATCAACTCGTCATACTTTGAAACTACGAAGTATTACTCTGTCATACTTGGAGTGGAAAGGAAAGGGTCAAGAACCTCTCTTGCTCCTTCATGGACTGGGCGATCATGCGCTTGTCTGGTCTGATCTAGCCGACTTGCTTAAAGATGATTTTCACATTATTGCACCGGATATGCGTGGCCACGGAGAAAGTGACAAGCCTCATAAAGGCTATACTTTTGACCATGCTATCGATGATCTGGAACAATTGATGGATCATTTGCAGTGGTCTTCAGCCCATATCGTGGGCCACTCTTGGACGGGTAAGTTAGCACCGATCTGGGCTCGCAAGCAGAGTGGGCGCTTTCGAAGCATGGTGCTTATTGATCCCATCTTCATTGTCAAAATGCCAGCTCTCATGAAGCTATCTTTCCCCATTTTGTATCGTGTTTTAGACAGCCTCAAAGGCATGGGTCCTTTTGCCAACTATGAAGAAGCGGAAGCCAAAGCACGGCAACTGCGCCAGTATGAGGGCTGGAGTGAACTACAACAAAAAGTATTTCGTCAAGGACTCGAAGAAAAAGGAGAAGGGCGCTGGGGTAGTAAATTTGTTATACCAGCACGCAATCAAATTTTCGAAGATGTTATGAAAGTAGCAGGTCTGACGGAAGAAATCACTGTGCCAACACTTTTTGTGCAGCCGGAAAAAGGCGTCAATCGAGCCGAATTTCTCGTAAAACCCTATAAAAAATACCTAAAAAACCTAACAATCGCCAATGTTCCAGGGAACCACTGGCCTCATCTCGTGGAACCCCTTCACTTTAATGCTGCAGTCCGCGACTTTTTGCAGAGTCATCGGGAATCGTAA
- a CDS encoding spore maturation protein, giving the protein MLTEILDPLSRWTVPLLLTIILLVGLMKKVKVYDAFVSGAEEGFTIAIKLIPYLVAMMVAIGIFRETGALAIVLGFLAPLTSWLGIPGEILPLAIMRPLSGSGALGVATELIQTHGPDSFIGRLASTMQGTTDTTFFVLTIYFGAVGVSRYRYALFTGLLADVTSFLASVYFCRLLFI; this is encoded by the coding sequence ATGCTAACAGAGATACTTGATCCCCTATCAAGATGGACAGTGCCCCTGTTGCTGACAATTATCTTACTCGTCGGATTAATGAAAAAAGTTAAAGTTTATGATGCTTTTGTCTCCGGTGCTGAAGAAGGCTTCACGATAGCAATTAAGCTCATACCCTATCTCGTAGCAATGATGGTGGCCATTGGAATTTTTCGAGAGACCGGTGCACTGGCTATCGTTCTCGGCTTTTTAGCGCCTTTAACAAGTTGGCTTGGCATACCTGGCGAAATATTGCCTCTTGCCATTATGCGTCCTCTCTCCGGTAGCGGGGCTCTCGGTGTAGCTACGGAGTTAATTCAAACGCATGGCCCCGATTCCTTTATTGGACGTCTGGCTTCTACCATGCAAGGAACGACCGATACGACTTTTTTTGTTCTAACCATTTACTTTGGTGCTGTAGGTGTAAGCCGTTATCGATATGCCCTATTTACAGGTTTATTGGCTGATGTGACAAGTTTTTTGGCTTCGGTATATTTTTGTCGACTTTTATTTATATAG
- a CDS encoding pseudouridine synthase, protein MRLQKVLAAAGIASRREAEQMIVAGRVQINGKTVKELGVKVQEGIDQIAVDGKVIDSKEEKVYYLLNKPKGYVTTKKDPQGRPTVMNLLSEVKKRIFPVGRLDQDTTGLLLLTNDGDLAYRLTHPSFGVEKTYEVTLKGQVNAVTLSLLAKGVELEDGVTAPAKVRMIKKDKDSTTLELTIHEGRNRQVRRMGEAVGHKVISLQRLSFGPLKLQGLPEGSYRKLRPSQVAQLIKEVSSPATKKNNKGGKDHKKADSRKRTYSGLHRKRKG, encoded by the coding sequence ATACGCTTACAAAAAGTCCTTGCTGCAGCAGGCATAGCATCTCGCAGAGAAGCAGAACAAATGATTGTTGCAGGCCGTGTACAAATAAATGGTAAGACAGTTAAAGAATTGGGTGTAAAAGTTCAAGAAGGAATAGACCAAATTGCTGTAGACGGCAAGGTAATTGATTCTAAAGAAGAAAAAGTTTATTATCTTTTGAACAAGCCAAAAGGCTATGTGACGACGAAAAAAGATCCACAAGGAAGGCCGACTGTAATGAACTTGCTTTCGGAAGTAAAAAAACGGATCTTTCCAGTGGGTCGCCTTGATCAAGATACAACAGGCTTGTTGTTGCTTACCAATGATGGTGATCTAGCCTATCGATTGACCCATCCTAGCTTTGGGGTAGAGAAGACCTATGAAGTTACTTTAAAAGGACAGGTGAACGCTGTAACGCTCTCTCTTCTAGCGAAAGGTGTTGAGCTAGAAGATGGTGTCACAGCGCCTGCGAAAGTTCGAATGATAAAAAAAGACAAAGATTCAACAACGCTCGAATTAACCATTCATGAAGGTCGCAATCGTCAGGTTCGCCGTATGGGGGAAGCAGTTGGCCATAAAGTGATCTCATTACAAAGGCTATCTTTTGGACCCTTGAAATTACAAGGCTTGCCGGAAGGATCTTATCGCAAACTAAGACCTTCTCAAGTAGCTCAGCTTATAAAAGAAGTATCTTCGCCAGCTACGAAGAAGAATAACAAGGGAGGGAAAGACCATAAAAAGGCCGACTCTAGAAAAAGGACTTATTCAGGTCTACACAGGAAGCGGAAAGGGTAA
- the ytfJ gene encoding GerW family sporulation protein translates to MNHPIEGLMRTAMESIKEMVDVNTVVGDAVQAPDGSLIIPVSRVACGFAVGGSEFSTDSRMEEPEERASALPFGGGSGAGVSVQPVGFLVVHNGSVRLLPVDGTAMVDRLIDLAPQMMDRLKCMMEKEECESPDKEPCDENPEGSTVNPEKIC, encoded by the coding sequence ATGAACCATCCCATCGAAGGTCTTATGCGAACAGCCATGGAAAGTATCAAAGAAATGGTTGATGTTAATACCGTCGTCGGCGACGCTGTACAAGCCCCGGACGGCAGTCTAATAATTCCAGTTTCACGAGTAGCCTGTGGCTTTGCGGTAGGTGGCTCAGAGTTTAGTACCGATAGCAGAATGGAAGAGCCAGAAGAACGGGCCTCTGCGTTGCCTTTTGGAGGCGGAAGTGGTGCTGGTGTATCAGTTCAACCTGTAGGCTTTCTTGTCGTACACAACGGAAGTGTGCGTCTTTTGCCTGTAGACGGTACAGCTATGGTCGATCGCTTAATTGATTTAGCTCCGCAGATGATGGATCGCCTCAAGTGCATGATGGAAAAAGAAGAGTGTGAGAGTCCTGATAAAGAGCCTTGTGATGAGAATCCAGAAGGATCCACTGTTAATCCGGAAAAAATCTGCTAA
- a CDS encoding bifunctional 5,10-methylenetetrahydrofolate dehydrogenase/5,10-methenyltetrahydrofolate cyclohydrolase, whose protein sequence is MANYIDGKAMAAELRAEVKAEVEKLKAQGFQPKLAVLLVGDDPASVLYARSKEKSAANVGIDFELFHLPGQTTEEEVLRLIERLNQDDQVHGIMVELPVPKHISKEKVMEKVDPRKDVDGVHPLNRGYLVAGRPALVPATPQSCIILLERSGIDLRGKKVVLVGRGETVGKPLFFLLLQKNATVTLCHTGTKDLAKEVQAGEIVIAAAGRAGLITKEMIAPGAVVIDAGINEVEGRIVGDVVTEEVAEVASLITPVPGGVGACTTVLLFNNVVEGLKMQKGL, encoded by the coding sequence ATGGCAAACTATATAGACGGCAAAGCAATGGCGGCTGAATTGCGAGCCGAAGTAAAAGCAGAAGTGGAAAAATTAAAAGCCCAGGGCTTTCAACCAAAGCTGGCTGTCTTGCTCGTGGGAGACGATCCGGCTTCGGTACTCTACGCTCGTTCTAAAGAAAAAAGCGCAGCCAATGTAGGCATAGACTTTGAACTTTTCCATTTACCAGGTCAGACAACAGAAGAAGAAGTATTAAGGTTGATTGAAAGGCTGAACCAAGACGATCAAGTCCATGGCATTATGGTAGAGTTACCTGTGCCAAAACATATCTCGAAAGAAAAAGTAATGGAAAAAGTTGATCCACGCAAAGATGTTGATGGTGTTCATCCATTGAACCGAGGCTACCTTGTGGCGGGACGCCCAGCTCTTGTACCAGCGACACCGCAAAGCTGCATTATATTGCTAGAACGCTCCGGTATTGATTTGCGAGGCAAGAAAGTGGTCTTGGTAGGACGAGGCGAGACAGTTGGCAAGCCTTTGTTCTTTTTGCTCTTACAAAAGAATGCCACTGTAACACTCTGTCATACTGGCACTAAAGACCTCGCCAAAGAAGTACAAGCTGGGGAAATTGTCATTGCTGCGGCAGGTCGGGCCGGTCTCATTACGAAAGAGATGATTGCCCCAGGTGCCGTTGTAATTGATGCAGGTATCAATGAAGTCGAGGGACGCATTGTGGGCGATGTTGTTACAGAAGAAGTGGCAGAAGTAGCTTCACTGATTACGCCTGTTCCCGGTGGGGTCGGTGCTTGTACAACAGTCCTACTCTTTAACAATGTCGTAGAAGGACTCAAAATGCAAAAAGGCTTATAG